In Pelobates fuscus isolate aPelFus1 unplaced genomic scaffold, aPelFus1.pri scaffold_24, whole genome shotgun sequence, one genomic interval encodes:
- the LOC134584772 gene encoding histone H2A type 2-B-like has product MSGRGKQGGKTRAKAKTRSSRAGLQFPVGRVHRLLRKGNYAERVGAGAPVYLAAVLEYLTAEILELAGNAARDNKKTRIIPRHLQLAVRNDEELNKLLGGVTIAQGGVLPNIQAVLLPKKTESHKPKSK; this is encoded by the coding sequence ATGTCTGGCCGCGGAAAGCAAGGTGGAAAGACCCGTGCAAAGGCGAAGACTCGCTCATCCCGAGCGGGACTTCAGTTCCCAGTCGGCAGAGTCCACCGTTTGCTGAGGAAGGGCAATTATGCAGAGCGTGTGGGAGCCGGTGCCCCCGtctatctggctgcagtgctggagtacctgaccgctgagattctggagctggcagggaatgccgctagagacaacaaaaagacccgcatcattccccgccatctccagctcgctgtccgtaacgatgaagagctcaacaaactgctgggaggagtgactatcgcccagggaggtgtcctgcctaacatccaggctgtgctgctgcccaagaagaCCGAGAGCCACAAGCCCAAGAGCAAGTAA
- the LOC134584837 gene encoding histone H1B-like, with protein MSEAAPAPAAAPAVESASKKKQPKKAAGVKKAAKPSGPSVSELIVKAVSASKERSGVSLAALKKALAASGYDVEKNNSRLKLALKGLVTKSTLVQVKGSGASGSFKLNKKQAESKDKATKKKAPAKVKKPAPKKATKSPAKPKKVAAKSPKKAKKPAASAKKATKSPKKVKAAKPKKVVKSPAKKTVKSPAKKAAKPKAAKSPAKAKKAAPKKK; from the coding sequence ATGTCTGAAGCCGCCCCAGCTCCCGCCGCCGCACCTGCGGTAGAAAGCGCCTCCAAGAAGAAGCAGCCCAAGAAAGCAGCCGGTGTCAAGAAAGCCGCTAAGCCCTCCGGTCCTAGCGTGTCCGAGCTCATTGTCAAAGCTGTGTCCGCTTCTAAAGAGCGCAGCGGGGTGTCCCTGGCAGCTCTGAAGAAGGCTTTGGCTGCTTCTGGTTATGATGTGGAAAAGAATAACAGCCGCCTCAAGCTGGCTCTCAAGGGCTTGGTGACTAAAAGCACTCTCGTCCAGGTCAAAGGAAGCGGAGCTTCCGGCTCCTTCAAGCTCAACAAAAAGCAGGCGGAGAGCAAGGACAAGGCTACCAAGAAAAAGGCACCGGCTAAAGTCAAGAAGCCTGCCCCGAAGAAAGCCACCAAGTCTCCAGCCAAACCTAAGAAGGTAGCTGCAAAGAGCCCGAAAAAGGCCAAAAAGCCGGCCGCCTCCGCTAAAAAGGCCACCAAAAGTCCGAAGAAAGTCAAAGCCGCCAAGCCCAAGAAGGTAGTGAAAAGCCCGGCTAAGAAGACCGTGAAGAGCCCTGCCAAAAAGGCAGCCAAACCCAAAGCCGCAAAGAGTCCTGCAAAGGCTAAAAAGGCAGCTCCCAAAAAGAAATAA
- the LOC134584774 gene encoding histone H2B 1.1-like, translating to MPDPAKSAPAPKKGSKKAVTKTQKKDGKKRRKSRKESYAIYVYKVLKQVHPDTGISSKAMGIMNSFVNDIFERIAGEASRLAHYNKRSTITSREIQTAVRLLLPGELAKHAVSEGTKAVTKYTSAK from the coding sequence ATGCCTGATCCAGCAAAGTCCGCACCAGCCCCCaagaaaggctccaaaaaagccgtcaccaagactcagaagaaagatggcaagaagcgtagaaagagcaggaaggagagctatgccatctacgtgtacaaggtgctgaaGCAGGTCCATCCCGACACCGGCATCTCCTCCAAGGCAATGGGGATCATGAactcctttgtcaatgatatctttgagcgcatcgcaggagaagcttctcgcctggctcactacaacaagcgctccaccatcacctcccgggagatccagactgccgtgcgcctgctactacccggagagctggcaaagcacgccgtgtctgagggcaccaaggctgtcacaaagtacaccagcgccaagtaa
- the LOC134584771 gene encoding histone H3-like codes for MARTKQTARKSTGGKAPRKQLATKAARKSALATGGVKKPHRYRPGTVALREIRRYQKSTELLIRKLPFQRLVREIAQDFKTDLRFQSSAVMALQEASEAYLVGLFEDTNLCAIHAKRVTIMPKDIQLARRIRGERA; via the coding sequence ATGGCCAGAACTAAGCAGACAGCCCGTAAGTCGACCGGAGGCAAGGCTCCCCGCAAGCAGCTAGCCACCAAAGCTGCTAGAAAGAGCGCCCTAGCTACCGGGGGAGTGAAAAAGCCTCACCGTTACCGTCCAGGAACTGTGGCTCTCAGGGAGATCCGCCGTTATCAGAAGTCCACCGAGCTGCTCATCCGCAAGCTGCCCTTCCAGCGCCTTGTCCGTGAGATCGCTCAGGATTTCAAGACTGATCTGCGCTTCCAGAGCTCTGCTGTCATGGCTCTGCAAGAggctagcgaggcttacctggttgGTCTTTTTGAGGATACCAACTTGTGCGCCATCCACGCTAAGAGGGTCACAATCATGCCCAAAGACATCCAGCTGGCTCGTAGGATCCGAGGCGAACGTGCTTAA